From the genome of Lepidochelys kempii isolate rLepKem1 chromosome 17, rLepKem1.hap2, whole genome shotgun sequence, one region includes:
- the SEZ6 gene encoding seizure protein 6 homolog isoform X1: MGAAPGAGLAGCLLLAALLQGQARDFASEEPNVVGQRAAGSSEAEGDQTVPPTPDELEGKVHFVTTAPTLTLLNHHPLLEEFLHEALVKKDYLRQVPFLTWGLRGPGPVLPDVPGRITQTPRANLPNQDDLPVFSDLTTSLTVPATAPVTMTSPTALVGEKAKARDVERTPEIVKPAFTEELLTTAAGRVAPWAEPQPAGPETNSASVLTEPPITPTPAISQAALTNPGQATTDMVVSNTTTAITPTAWFVSPQVPGPALPWAKEPEPEAAVTATVSGDDEETTTTTIITTTTITTVQVPAPCNWNLTGPEGSLESPEPVSSPYDSLDCTYTISGYPGYGVEIKVLNISLSEGETVTMETFGGAEPVILANESFLMRGQVIRSPTNRVSVRFQSPQPASPGTFHFRFQAYLLSCSFPSRPAYGDISITSLHPGGSAHFYCTTGYQLQGPPVLTCLNATWPFWSGREPICLAACGGVIRNATVGRIISPGFPNNYSSNLTCQWLLEAPRGHRLHLHFEKVALAEDDDRLVIRNGNSTEAPPVYDSFEVEYLPIEGLLSTTRHFFLELTTDSNGASTGVALRYEAFQQGHCYEPFVKCGNFTTSDATYAVGTTVEFSCDPGYTLEQGSIIIECVDPSDPQWNETEPACRAVCSGEITDSAGVVLSPNWPEAYGKGQDCIWGLHVEEDKRIMLDIQVLHIGKGDILTFYDGDDLTARILGQYTGTHRRFKLYTAMADVTIQFQSDPGGAVFGYQQGFVIHFFEVPRNDTCPELPEIPNGWKTTSHPELIHGTMVNFHCYPGFELVGTDLLMCHWDLTWSGDLPTCERVTSCKDPGDVDHSRRIISSSKFPVGSTVQFVCNKGYVLTGGGLLTCRDRQAGGPKWSDHLPKCTPEVYEPCHNPGAPENGIQTPEKRLYQAGTTLRFSCATGYVLLGEGSLRCVPGHPSQWNSSPPICKAAAYDEFYSNRNLDVAKVSPSGNPQEGPNVAIAIFLPVLVVALLIGGIYLYFCKLQGKPSLQLPLSGSHPYDHITVESAFDNTAYETGDTREYEVSI, translated from the exons aCTTTGCCTCGGAGGAGCCGAACGTGGTGGGCCAGAGGGCAGCGGGGAGCTCTGAGGCTGAGGGGGACCAGACGGTGCCCCCCACTCCGGACGAGCTGGAGGGCAAGGTCCATTTTGTCACCACGGCCCCCACGCTGACGCTGCTCAACCATCACCCGCTGCTGGAGGAGTTCCTGCACGAGGCCCTGGTGAAGAAGGACTATCTGAGGCAGGTGCCCTTTCTCACATGGGGCCTGCGGGGGCCAGGCCCGGTCCTGCCCGACGTGCCAGGGCGGATCACCCAGACCCCCAGGGCCAACCTGCCAAACCAAGATGACCTTCCGGTGTTTTCTGACCTGACTACATCCCTCACGGTGCCAGCCACAGCCCCCGTGACCATGACCAGCCCCACGGCCCTAGTGGGAGAGAAGGCCAAGGCCAGAGACGTGGAGAGGACCCCAGAAATAGTCAAGCCGGCGTTCACTGAGGAGCTGCTGACCACGGCTGCAGGCCGCGTGGCCCCATGGGCAGAGCCCCAGCCAGCTGGCCCAGAGACCAACTCCGCCTCTGTCCTCACGGAGCCTCCCATCACCCCCACGCCTGCCATCTCCCAAGCTGCCCTGACCAACCCAGGTCAAGCCACCACCGACATGGTGGTCAGCAACACCACAACCGCCATCACCCCCACAGCCTGGTTTGTCTCGCCACAGGTGCCCGGCCCAGCGCTGCCATGGGCCAAGGAGCCCGAGCCGGAGGCTGCCGTCACAGCCACGGTTTCCGGGGACGACGAGGAAACCACCACAACCACCATCATCACCACGACTACCATCACCACGGTGCAGGTACCAG CTCCGTGCAACTGGAACCTCACTGGTCCCGAGGGTTCCTTGGAGTCTCCAGAGCCGGTCAGTTCTCCCTATGACAGCCTGGACTGCACTTACACCATCTCCGGATACCCTGGCTACGGCGTGGAGATCAAG GTCCTGAACATCAGCCTGTCGGAAGGGGAGACGGTCACCATGGAGACCTTTGGGGGCGCGGAGCCTGTCATCCTGGCCAACGAGTCCTTCCTCATGAGGGGCCAGGTGATCCGCAGCCCAACCAACCGGGTCAGCGTGCGGttccagagcccccagcccgccAGCCCCGGCACCTTCCACTTCCGCTTCCAAG CCTATCTGCTGAGCTGCAGCTTCCCCTCCCGACCGGCCTACGGCGACATCTCCATCACCAGCCTGCACCCTGGGGGCAGCGCCCACTTCTACTGCACCACAGGGTACCAGCTGCAGGGCCCGCCTGTGCTCACCTGCCTCAACGCCACCTGGCCCTTCTGGAGCGGCCGGGAGCCCATCTGCCTGG CGGCCTGCGGAGGCGTGATCAGAAATGCCACCGTCGGACGCATCATCTCGCCCGGCTTCCCAAACAACTACAGCAGCAACCTGACTTGCCAGTGGCTGCTGGAGGCCCCCAGGGGCCATCGCCTGCATCTGCACTTCGAGAAGGTCGCGCTGGCTGAGGATGATGacag GCTCGTCATCCGGAACGGGAACAGCACGGAGGCGCCGCCGGTGTACGACTCGTTCGAGGTGGAGTACCTGCCCATCGAGGGGCTGCTCAGCACCACCCGCCACTTCTTCCTCGAGCTCACCACCGACAGCAACGGCGCCTCCACCGGCGTGGCGCTCCGCTACGAAG cgTTCCAGCAGGGGCACTGCTATGAGCCCTTCGTCAAGTGCGGGAACTTCACCACCAGCGACGCCACCTATGCCGTGGGCACCACGGTGGAGTTCAGCTGCGACCCTGGCTACACCCTGGAGCAGGGCTCCATCATCATCGAGTGCGTGGACCCCAGCGACCCCCAGTGGAACGAGACAGAGCCGGCGTGCCGAG CCGTGTGCAGCGGGGAGATCACAGACTCAGCGGGCGTGGTGCTGTCCCCCAACTGGCCGGAGGCCTATGGCAAGGGCCAGGACTGCATCTGGGGCCTGCACGTGGAGGAGGACAAGCGCATCATGCTGGACATCCAAGT gctGCACATTGGGAAGGGTGACATCCTCACATTCTACGACGGGGATGACCTGACAGCCCGGATCCTGGGCCAGTACACGGGCACCCACCGCCGCTTCAAGCTCTACACGGCCATGGCCGACGTCACCATCCAGTTCCAGTCAGACCCTGGCGGCGCTGTCTTTGGCTACCAGCAGGGCTTCGTCATCCACTTCTTCG AGGTTCCACGCAACGACACGTGCCCCGAGCTGCCCGAGATCCCCAACGGCTGGAAGACCACATCCCACCCCGAGCTGATCCACGGCACCATGGTGAACTTCCACTGCTACCCTGGCTTTGAGCTCGTGGGCACGGACCTGCTCATGTGCCACTGGGACCTGACCTGGAGCGGGGACCTGCCCACCTGTGAGAGGG tgACCTCCTGCAAGGACCCCGGGGACGTGGACCACAGCCGCAGGATCATCTCCAGCTCCAAGTTCCCCGTGGGCTCCACCGTGCAGTTCGTCTGCAACAAGGGCTACGTCCTGACAGGGGGCGGCCTGCTGACCTGCCGGGACCGCCAGGCCGGGGGCCCCAAGTGGAGCGACCACCTCCCCAAGTGCACCC CGGAAGTATATGAGCCTTGCCACAACCCGGGCGCCCCGGAAAACGGCATCCAGACCCCGGAGAAGAGGCTGTACCAGGCCGGGACAACCCTGCGCTTCTCATGTGCCACGGGCTAcgtgctgctgggggaggggagcctccGCTGTGTGCCCGGCCACCCCTCACAGTGGAACAGCTCTCCTCCCATCTGCAAGGCTG CTGCTTATGATGAATTTTACAGCAACCGCAACCTGGACG TTGCAAAGGTCTCGCCCTCGGGGAACCCGCAGGAGGGCCCCAACGTCGCCATCGCCATCTTCCTGCCAGTGCTGGTCGTGGCACTGCTCATCGGAGGCATTTACCTCTACTTCTGCAA GCTCCAGGGGAAAccctccctgcagctgcccctgTCTGGTTCTCACCCCTACGATCACATCACTGTGGAATCGGCCTTTGACAACACCGCCTACGAGACAGGA GACACCAGGGAATATGAGGTTTCCATCTAG
- the SEZ6 gene encoding seizure protein 6 homolog isoform X2 produces the protein MGAAPGAGLAGCLLLAALLQGQARDFASEEPNVVGQRAAGSSEAEGDQTVPPTPDELEGKVHFVTTAPTLTLLNHHPLLEEFLHEALVKKDYLRQVPFLTWGLRGPGPVLPDVPGRITQTPRANLPNQDDLPVFSDLTTSLTVPATAPVTMTSPTALVGEKAKARDVERTPEIVKPAFTEELLTTAAGRVAPWAEPQPAGPETNSASVLTEPPITPTPAISQAALTNPGQATTDMVVSNTTTAITPTAWFVSPQVPGPALPWAKEPEPEAAVTATVSGDDEETTTTTIITTTTITTVQVPAPCNWNLTGPEGSLESPEPVSSPYDSLDCTYTISGYPGYGVEIKVLNISLSEGETVTMETFGGAEPVILANESFLMRGQVIRSPTNRVSVRFQSPQPASPGTFHFRFQAYLLSCSFPSRPAYGDISITSLHPGGSAHFYCTTGYQLQGPPVLTCLNATWPFWSGREPICLAACGGVIRNATVGRIISPGFPNNYSSNLTCQWLLEAPRGHRLHLHFEKVALAEDDDRLVIRNGNSTEAPPVYDSFEVEYLPIEGLLSTTRHFFLELTTDSNGASTGVALRYEAFQQGHCYEPFVKCGNFTTSDATYAVGTTVEFSCDPGYTLEQGSIIIECVDPSDPQWNETEPACRAVCSGEITDSAGVVLSPNWPEAYGKGQDCIWGLHVEEDKRIMLDIQVLHIGKGDILTFYDGDDLTARILGQYTGTHRRFKLYTAMADVTIQFQSDPGGAVFGYQQGFVIHFFEVPRNDTCPELPEIPNGWKTTSHPELIHGTMVNFHCYPGFELVGTDLLMCHWDLTWSGDLPTCERVTSCKDPGDVDHSRRIISSSKFPVGSTVQFVCNKGYVLTGGGLLTCRDRQAGGPKWSDHLPKCTPEVYEPCHNPGAPENGIQTPEKRLYQAGTTLRFSCATGYVLLGEGSLRCVPGHPSQWNSSPPICKAAAYDEFYSNRNLDVAKVSPSGNPQEGPNVAIAIFLPVLVVALLIGGIYLYFCKLQGKPSLQLPLSGSHPYDHITVESAFDNTAYETGSVSFPGHQGI, from the exons aCTTTGCCTCGGAGGAGCCGAACGTGGTGGGCCAGAGGGCAGCGGGGAGCTCTGAGGCTGAGGGGGACCAGACGGTGCCCCCCACTCCGGACGAGCTGGAGGGCAAGGTCCATTTTGTCACCACGGCCCCCACGCTGACGCTGCTCAACCATCACCCGCTGCTGGAGGAGTTCCTGCACGAGGCCCTGGTGAAGAAGGACTATCTGAGGCAGGTGCCCTTTCTCACATGGGGCCTGCGGGGGCCAGGCCCGGTCCTGCCCGACGTGCCAGGGCGGATCACCCAGACCCCCAGGGCCAACCTGCCAAACCAAGATGACCTTCCGGTGTTTTCTGACCTGACTACATCCCTCACGGTGCCAGCCACAGCCCCCGTGACCATGACCAGCCCCACGGCCCTAGTGGGAGAGAAGGCCAAGGCCAGAGACGTGGAGAGGACCCCAGAAATAGTCAAGCCGGCGTTCACTGAGGAGCTGCTGACCACGGCTGCAGGCCGCGTGGCCCCATGGGCAGAGCCCCAGCCAGCTGGCCCAGAGACCAACTCCGCCTCTGTCCTCACGGAGCCTCCCATCACCCCCACGCCTGCCATCTCCCAAGCTGCCCTGACCAACCCAGGTCAAGCCACCACCGACATGGTGGTCAGCAACACCACAACCGCCATCACCCCCACAGCCTGGTTTGTCTCGCCACAGGTGCCCGGCCCAGCGCTGCCATGGGCCAAGGAGCCCGAGCCGGAGGCTGCCGTCACAGCCACGGTTTCCGGGGACGACGAGGAAACCACCACAACCACCATCATCACCACGACTACCATCACCACGGTGCAGGTACCAG CTCCGTGCAACTGGAACCTCACTGGTCCCGAGGGTTCCTTGGAGTCTCCAGAGCCGGTCAGTTCTCCCTATGACAGCCTGGACTGCACTTACACCATCTCCGGATACCCTGGCTACGGCGTGGAGATCAAG GTCCTGAACATCAGCCTGTCGGAAGGGGAGACGGTCACCATGGAGACCTTTGGGGGCGCGGAGCCTGTCATCCTGGCCAACGAGTCCTTCCTCATGAGGGGCCAGGTGATCCGCAGCCCAACCAACCGGGTCAGCGTGCGGttccagagcccccagcccgccAGCCCCGGCACCTTCCACTTCCGCTTCCAAG CCTATCTGCTGAGCTGCAGCTTCCCCTCCCGACCGGCCTACGGCGACATCTCCATCACCAGCCTGCACCCTGGGGGCAGCGCCCACTTCTACTGCACCACAGGGTACCAGCTGCAGGGCCCGCCTGTGCTCACCTGCCTCAACGCCACCTGGCCCTTCTGGAGCGGCCGGGAGCCCATCTGCCTGG CGGCCTGCGGAGGCGTGATCAGAAATGCCACCGTCGGACGCATCATCTCGCCCGGCTTCCCAAACAACTACAGCAGCAACCTGACTTGCCAGTGGCTGCTGGAGGCCCCCAGGGGCCATCGCCTGCATCTGCACTTCGAGAAGGTCGCGCTGGCTGAGGATGATGacag GCTCGTCATCCGGAACGGGAACAGCACGGAGGCGCCGCCGGTGTACGACTCGTTCGAGGTGGAGTACCTGCCCATCGAGGGGCTGCTCAGCACCACCCGCCACTTCTTCCTCGAGCTCACCACCGACAGCAACGGCGCCTCCACCGGCGTGGCGCTCCGCTACGAAG cgTTCCAGCAGGGGCACTGCTATGAGCCCTTCGTCAAGTGCGGGAACTTCACCACCAGCGACGCCACCTATGCCGTGGGCACCACGGTGGAGTTCAGCTGCGACCCTGGCTACACCCTGGAGCAGGGCTCCATCATCATCGAGTGCGTGGACCCCAGCGACCCCCAGTGGAACGAGACAGAGCCGGCGTGCCGAG CCGTGTGCAGCGGGGAGATCACAGACTCAGCGGGCGTGGTGCTGTCCCCCAACTGGCCGGAGGCCTATGGCAAGGGCCAGGACTGCATCTGGGGCCTGCACGTGGAGGAGGACAAGCGCATCATGCTGGACATCCAAGT gctGCACATTGGGAAGGGTGACATCCTCACATTCTACGACGGGGATGACCTGACAGCCCGGATCCTGGGCCAGTACACGGGCACCCACCGCCGCTTCAAGCTCTACACGGCCATGGCCGACGTCACCATCCAGTTCCAGTCAGACCCTGGCGGCGCTGTCTTTGGCTACCAGCAGGGCTTCGTCATCCACTTCTTCG AGGTTCCACGCAACGACACGTGCCCCGAGCTGCCCGAGATCCCCAACGGCTGGAAGACCACATCCCACCCCGAGCTGATCCACGGCACCATGGTGAACTTCCACTGCTACCCTGGCTTTGAGCTCGTGGGCACGGACCTGCTCATGTGCCACTGGGACCTGACCTGGAGCGGGGACCTGCCCACCTGTGAGAGGG tgACCTCCTGCAAGGACCCCGGGGACGTGGACCACAGCCGCAGGATCATCTCCAGCTCCAAGTTCCCCGTGGGCTCCACCGTGCAGTTCGTCTGCAACAAGGGCTACGTCCTGACAGGGGGCGGCCTGCTGACCTGCCGGGACCGCCAGGCCGGGGGCCCCAAGTGGAGCGACCACCTCCCCAAGTGCACCC CGGAAGTATATGAGCCTTGCCACAACCCGGGCGCCCCGGAAAACGGCATCCAGACCCCGGAGAAGAGGCTGTACCAGGCCGGGACAACCCTGCGCTTCTCATGTGCCACGGGCTAcgtgctgctgggggaggggagcctccGCTGTGTGCCCGGCCACCCCTCACAGTGGAACAGCTCTCCTCCCATCTGCAAGGCTG CTGCTTATGATGAATTTTACAGCAACCGCAACCTGGACG TTGCAAAGGTCTCGCCCTCGGGGAACCCGCAGGAGGGCCCCAACGTCGCCATCGCCATCTTCCTGCCAGTGCTGGTCGTGGCACTGCTCATCGGAGGCATTTACCTCTACTTCTGCAA GCTCCAGGGGAAAccctccctgcagctgcccctgTCTGGTTCTCACCCCTACGATCACATCACTGTGGAATCGGCCTTTGACAACACCGCCTACGAGACAGGA tcTGTTTCCTTTCCAGGACACCAGGGAATATGA